Proteins from a single region of Nocardioides anomalus:
- a CDS encoding YciI family protein, producing the protein MHYALLIYTDPHAQDGDTDEERAAVTAEYLAIREDPRVWGGGHLQGADLASTVRVADGSALVTDGPFADTKEVMGGYYLVEADDLDGALEIAARVPAARMGGAVEVRPFLLPPH; encoded by the coding sequence GTGCACTACGCCCTGCTCATCTACACCGACCCGCACGCCCAGGACGGCGACACCGACGAGGAGCGGGCGGCGGTGACCGCCGAGTACCTCGCGATCCGCGAGGACCCCCGCGTCTGGGGCGGCGGCCACCTCCAGGGCGCCGACCTGGCCTCGACGGTCCGCGTCGCCGACGGCTCCGCGCTGGTCACCGACGGCCCGTTCGCCGACACCAAGGAGGTCATGGGCGGCTACTACCTGGTCGAGGCCGACGACCTCGACGGCGCGCTGGAGATCGCGGCGCGCGTGCCGGCGGCCCGGATGGGCGGCGCGGTCGAGGTCCGGCCCTTCCTGCTGCCACCCCACTGA
- a CDS encoding RNA polymerase sigma factor: MEELEQVFRDEWGRVLAVLVGLLRDLDLAEDAVQAAFATAAERWPRDGVPANPAGWLVRTARNHALDQLRRARTLAAKLPLLDRPEEVADVDPSTIPDERLELLFTCCHPALAQDAQVALTLRAVGGLSTEEIAAAFLVAPETMKKRLTRAKRKVAGAGIPFRVPPDHLLPERLGVVLAVVYLVYNQGYAGRVDLEDEALRLGRVLLALMPDEAEVHGLLALMLAHHARRAARRDGDDLVLLADQDRTRWDHAQLAEARRHADRAIGPRGPYALQAAVAVLQTADPVDWEQVAALYAELAERTGSPVVRLNRAVAVAERGDTAQALALVDAEAGRLDGYPYLHSTRAELLRRLGRHDEARAAYGRALALTTDERERRFLRRRRDEQP, encoded by the coding sequence GTGGAGGAGCTGGAGCAGGTCTTCCGGGACGAGTGGGGCCGCGTCCTCGCCGTCCTGGTCGGCCTGCTCCGCGACCTCGACCTGGCCGAGGACGCGGTCCAGGCCGCGTTCGCCACCGCCGCCGAGCGCTGGCCGCGCGACGGCGTGCCGGCCAACCCCGCCGGCTGGCTCGTCCGCACCGCGCGCAACCACGCCCTGGACCAGCTGCGGCGCGCCAGGACCCTCGCGGCGAAGCTGCCGCTGCTCGACCGGCCCGAGGAGGTCGCCGACGTGGACCCGAGCACGATCCCCGACGAGCGGCTCGAGCTGCTCTTCACCTGCTGCCACCCCGCCCTCGCCCAGGACGCGCAGGTCGCGCTCACCCTCCGCGCGGTCGGCGGGCTGAGCACCGAGGAGATCGCCGCCGCGTTCCTCGTCGCCCCGGAGACCATGAAGAAGCGGCTCACCCGGGCCAAGCGGAAGGTCGCCGGCGCCGGCATCCCGTTCCGCGTCCCGCCGGACCACCTCCTGCCCGAGCGGCTCGGGGTCGTGCTGGCCGTGGTGTACCTCGTCTACAACCAGGGGTACGCCGGCCGCGTGGACCTCGAGGACGAGGCCCTCCGGCTCGGCCGGGTGCTGCTGGCGCTGATGCCGGACGAGGCGGAGGTGCACGGGCTGCTGGCGCTGATGCTGGCCCACCACGCCCGCCGGGCCGCCCGCCGCGACGGCGACGACCTGGTCCTGCTCGCGGACCAGGACCGCACCCGCTGGGACCACGCCCAGCTCGCCGAGGCCCGGCGCCACGCGGACCGGGCCATCGGCCCACGCGGGCCGTACGCCCTCCAGGCGGCCGTCGCCGTCCTCCAGACCGCCGACCCGGTGGACTGGGAGCAGGTCGCCGCGCTGTACGCCGAGCTGGCCGAGCGCACCGGCTCGCCCGTCGTCCGGCTCAACCGGGCCGTCGCGGTGGCCGAGCGGGGCGACACCGCGCAGGCGCTCGCGCTGGTCGACGCGGAGGCGGGGCGGCTCGACGGCTACCCCTACCTGCACTCCACCCGTGCCGAGCTGCTGCGCCGGCTCGGGCGCCACGACGAGGCGCGCGCGGCGTACGGGCGGGCGCTGGCGCTCACCACCGACGAGCGCGAGCGCCGGTTCCTGCGCCGACGGCGGGACGAGCAGCCGTAA
- a CDS encoding EamA family transporter, translating to MHLDPGPLVVVLVLIAAVMHATWNAIAHAATDRLVGFALLCTSAFALGAVLVVTGGPIDGHHLALAALSAALHVAYMLLLWASYEHGDLSRSYPIARGTGVALTAVASFFAPRSPLGPDVVVGVALVVAGLLGVTLVGGRGPGRGLAAALGTGAAIAGYTVVDGLAVSGGAPVVAYAGWLFLLQSWVLPLVAVVRRGRRLRQVERRQVLLGLTGGAVSLLAYGLVLVAQTSGALAAIAALRELSIAVGVVIGAFVLHEQAARRRLLPAVAITAGAVVLAFSL from the coding sequence GTGCACCTCGACCCCGGACCGCTGGTCGTGGTGCTCGTCCTGATCGCTGCGGTCATGCACGCGACGTGGAACGCGATCGCGCACGCGGCGACGGACCGGCTCGTCGGCTTCGCGCTGCTGTGCACGTCCGCCTTCGCGCTGGGCGCGGTCCTGGTGGTGACCGGTGGGCCGATCGACGGGCACCACCTGGCCCTGGCCGCCCTGAGCGCGGCCCTGCACGTGGCGTACATGCTGCTGCTCTGGGCCAGCTACGAGCACGGCGACCTGAGCCGGTCCTACCCGATCGCCCGGGGGACCGGCGTCGCGCTGACCGCGGTGGCGTCGTTCTTCGCGCCGCGCTCGCCGCTCGGTCCGGACGTCGTCGTGGGCGTCGCGCTGGTCGTCGCCGGGCTGCTGGGCGTCACGCTGGTCGGCGGTCGCGGCCCGGGTCGCGGGCTGGCCGCGGCGCTGGGGACCGGCGCGGCCATCGCGGGCTACACCGTCGTGGACGGGCTCGCGGTCTCCGGCGGCGCGCCGGTCGTGGCGTACGCCGGCTGGCTGTTCCTCCTGCAGTCGTGGGTGCTGCCGCTGGTCGCCGTCGTGCGCCGCGGTCGCCGGCTGCGTCAGGTCGAGCGTCGCCAGGTCCTGCTCGGGCTGACCGGGGGAGCGGTGTCGCTGCTGGCCTACGGGCTGGTGCTGGTCGCCCAGACCTCGGGGGCGCTGGCGGCCATCGCCGCGCTGCGCGAGCTGAGCATCGCGGTCGGGGTGGTCATCGGCGCCTTCGTGCTGCACGAGCAGGCGGCCCGGCGCCGGCTGCTGCCGGCCGTGGCCATCACCGCCGGCGCGGTCGTGCTGGCCTTCAGCCTCTAG
- a CDS encoding TetR/AcrR family transcriptional regulator, producing MSNAVKVPQAATLDRLLRAADEELQDAGVEALTIRGVANRAGTSTATAYNYLSSRNHLFAELFHREVLLAHPPEIAGRTPRDRVVSVTTHLARVLQERPHLAAAANHALLGTDPDVERVRVSIGAELVGRFREALGDAADEDVLDALLLALTGALLQTGLGLISYADLPARLERVVTTVVRGNA from the coding sequence GTGTCCAACGCCGTCAAGGTGCCGCAGGCCGCCACCCTGGACCGGTTGCTGCGTGCGGCCGACGAGGAGCTGCAGGACGCCGGGGTCGAGGCGCTCACCATCCGCGGGGTGGCCAACCGGGCCGGGACGTCCACCGCGACGGCGTACAACTACCTGAGCTCGCGCAACCACCTGTTCGCCGAGCTGTTCCACCGCGAGGTCCTGCTGGCGCACCCACCGGAGATCGCCGGCCGAACGCCACGCGACCGGGTGGTCAGCGTGACCACCCACCTGGCGCGCGTGCTGCAGGAGCGGCCGCACCTCGCGGCCGCGGCCAACCACGCGCTGCTCGGCACCGACCCCGACGTCGAGCGGGTCCGGGTCAGCATCGGCGCGGAGCTGGTCGGCCGGTTCCGGGAGGCGCTCGGCGACGCAGCCGACGAGGACGTCCTCGACGCGCTGCTGCTGGCGCTCACCGGTGCGCTGCTGCAGACCGGCCTCGGCCTCATCTCTTACGCCGACCTGCCGGCCCGGCTCGAGCGCGTGGTCACGACCGTGGTGAGGGGGAACGCGTGA
- a CDS encoding cytochrome P450 produces MRLDPYDYGFQEDPYPTYAHLREHEPLHHNPDLDLWALSRHADIAEALRTEGTYSNSYGVAIEKSAWSPDAHRVMSILGMDPPRQKRLRSLVSRGFTPRRVHDLLPSIQALTDRYLGACLDAGTFDWITDFAGKLPMDVISELMGVPEEDRAEVRRQADVVVHREDGVHDVPQAGMEAALWLAAYYQEMVDRRRRAPSDDLTSALIAAQVDGDRLTDEDVIAFLFLMVVAGNETTTKLLGHAVFHLTRHPDQLEAVFADETLVAPWIEETLRFDTSSQLLARLLLQDVELHGRTAPAGSKLLLCLGSANRDERVFSRPDEYDVHREPDELAPLLSFGGGRHFCLGANLARLEARVALTALVRRVGEVEVDHDRSVRVHSLNVRGFASVPMSVVAR; encoded by the coding sequence GTGAGGCTCGACCCGTACGACTACGGCTTCCAGGAGGACCCCTACCCGACGTACGCCCACCTCCGGGAGCACGAGCCGCTGCACCACAACCCCGACCTCGACCTCTGGGCACTGAGCCGGCACGCCGACATCGCCGAGGCGCTGCGCACCGAGGGCACCTACTCCAACTCCTACGGCGTGGCCATCGAGAAGTCGGCCTGGAGCCCGGACGCGCACCGCGTGATGTCCATCCTGGGGATGGACCCGCCCCGCCAGAAGCGGCTCCGGTCCCTCGTCTCCCGCGGGTTCACCCCGCGCCGGGTCCACGACCTGCTGCCGAGCATCCAGGCGCTCACCGACCGGTACCTCGGCGCGTGCCTCGACGCCGGCACCTTCGACTGGATCACCGACTTCGCCGGCAAGCTGCCGATGGACGTCATCTCCGAGCTGATGGGCGTGCCCGAGGAGGACCGGGCCGAAGTGCGGCGGCAGGCCGACGTCGTCGTGCACCGCGAGGACGGCGTGCACGACGTGCCGCAGGCCGGCATGGAGGCCGCGCTCTGGCTCGCGGCGTACTACCAGGAGATGGTCGACCGGCGCCGGCGCGCGCCCAGCGACGACCTGACCAGCGCGCTCATCGCGGCGCAGGTGGACGGCGACCGGTTGACCGACGAGGACGTCATCGCCTTCCTCTTCCTCATGGTGGTGGCCGGGAACGAGACCACGACCAAGCTGCTCGGCCACGCGGTCTTCCACCTGACCCGGCACCCCGACCAGCTGGAGGCGGTGTTCGCGGACGAGACCCTGGTCGCGCCCTGGATCGAGGAGACGCTCCGCTTCGACACCTCCAGCCAGCTGCTGGCCCGCCTCCTCCTCCAGGACGTCGAGCTGCACGGCCGCACCGCGCCGGCCGGCTCCAAGCTGCTGCTCTGCCTGGGCTCGGCCAACCGCGACGAGCGCGTCTTCTCCCGACCGGACGAGTACGACGTGCACCGCGAGCCCGACGAGCTGGCCCCGCTGCTGTCCTTCGGCGGCGGCCGCCACTTCTGCCTGGGCGCGAACCTGGCCCGGCTCGAGGCCCGCGTCGCGCTGACCGCGCTGGTGCGCCGGGTCGGCGAGGTCGAGGTGGACCACGACCGGAGCGTCCGGGTGCACTCGCTCAACGTGCGCGGCTTCGCCTCGGTCCCGATGAGCGTGGTGGCGCGATGA
- a CDS encoding SDR family oxidoreductase gives MSKYDQPARRPAVVTGASSGIGAATALTLARAGFPVALGARRTDRLEEVAAQIRADGGEAAVHALDLTDDGSVQAFAKAVTDELGPIEVVVSNAGAVAPGKLTEIDSERVTRELDLAMVGAHRLVRAFVPGMLERRRGDLLFVSSDTAVQPRPFMAAYSASKWGLEGLVASLQLELEGTGVRASVVRPGPTWSGMGEDWDPDDAAFVLNQWVRFGLARHPHFMKPAAVAEAIATVVGAPRGVHLKLVEVSPEAPLEDA, from the coding sequence ATGAGCAAGTACGACCAGCCCGCGCGCCGGCCCGCCGTGGTGACCGGCGCCAGCTCCGGCATCGGCGCGGCCACGGCGCTGACCTTGGCCAGGGCCGGGTTCCCGGTCGCGCTCGGCGCCCGGCGCACCGACCGGCTGGAGGAGGTCGCCGCGCAGATCCGGGCCGACGGCGGCGAGGCAGCGGTCCACGCGCTCGACCTGACCGACGACGGGTCGGTGCAGGCGTTCGCGAAGGCGGTGACCGACGAGCTCGGCCCGATCGAGGTGGTCGTCTCGAACGCCGGCGCGGTCGCCCCCGGCAAGCTGACCGAGATCGACTCCGAGCGCGTCACCCGCGAGCTGGACCTGGCCATGGTCGGGGCGCACCGGCTGGTCCGCGCCTTCGTCCCGGGAATGCTGGAGCGGCGCCGCGGCGACCTGCTCTTCGTGTCCTCCGACACCGCCGTGCAGCCCCGGCCGTTCATGGCGGCGTACTCCGCCAGCAAGTGGGGGCTGGAGGGGCTGGTGGCCAGCCTGCAGCTGGAGCTCGAGGGCACCGGCGTCCGCGCCTCCGTGGTCCGGCCCGGCCCGACCTGGAGCGGGATGGGCGAGGACTGGGATCCCGACGACGCGGCGTTCGTGCTCAACCAGTGGGTGCGCTTCGGGCTGGCCCGCCACCCGCACTTCATGAAGCCGGCCGCCGTGGCCGAGGCCATCGCCACCGTCGTCGGCGCCCCGCGCGGCGTGCACCTCAAGCTGGTCGAGGTCAGCCCCGAAGCACCCCTGGAGGACGCATGA
- a CDS encoding cytochrome P450, with protein MTIPEVSYAVPDDGFGHLAELRVDPIGLFHRVRDECGDIGRFRLADRDVVLVSGAEANEQFFRAPDSTLDQAAAYPFMTPIFGQGVVFDASPEERQQMLKNQALRGDMMRGHAQTIEAEIDRMVGQWGDEGEIDLLDWFAELTIYTTSSCLIGQPFREELDASFAQHYHELERGTDALAYVDPYADIESFRRRDAAREELVALVQAIIDRRQERGKVAREERDLLDVLISIEMSADHITGIFISMMFAGHHTSSGTAAWALIELLRHPEVLEGVVAELDVLYADGSEISFQALRSIPRLEAALKETLRLHPPLVILLRVVQEEIELAGQRIAPGTMVAASPRVSNRIATDFPEPDLFDPGRYLDPRQEDLQNRWTWIPFGAGRHRCVGNAFAMMQLKAIFSVLLRDYEFEMTQPGESYRDDVSKMVIQLQQPCRVRYRKRAR; from the coding sequence ATGACCATCCCCGAGGTCTCCTACGCGGTGCCCGACGACGGGTTCGGCCACCTGGCCGAGCTGCGGGTGGACCCCATCGGGCTGTTCCACCGGGTCCGCGATGAGTGCGGCGACATCGGCCGCTTCCGGCTGGCCGACCGCGACGTGGTGCTGGTCAGTGGCGCGGAGGCCAACGAGCAGTTCTTCCGGGCGCCCGACTCCACCCTCGACCAGGCGGCGGCGTACCCGTTCATGACGCCGATCTTCGGCCAGGGCGTGGTCTTCGACGCCTCGCCCGAGGAGCGCCAGCAGATGCTGAAGAACCAGGCCCTGCGCGGCGACATGATGCGCGGCCACGCGCAGACCATCGAGGCCGAGATCGACCGCATGGTCGGCCAGTGGGGCGACGAGGGCGAGATCGACCTGCTCGACTGGTTCGCCGAGCTGACGATCTACACGACGTCGAGCTGCCTGATCGGCCAGCCGTTCCGCGAGGAGCTGGACGCGAGCTTCGCCCAGCACTACCACGAGCTCGAGCGCGGCACCGACGCCCTGGCCTACGTCGACCCGTACGCCGACATCGAGTCCTTCCGCCGCCGCGACGCGGCCCGCGAGGAGCTGGTCGCGCTGGTCCAGGCGATCATCGACCGGCGCCAGGAGCGCGGGAAGGTCGCCCGTGAGGAGCGCGACCTGCTCGACGTCCTCATCTCGATCGAGATGAGCGCGGACCACATCACCGGGATCTTCATCTCGATGATGTTCGCCGGCCACCACACCTCGTCCGGCACCGCGGCCTGGGCGCTGATCGAGCTGCTCCGCCACCCCGAGGTGCTGGAGGGCGTGGTGGCCGAGCTCGACGTCCTCTACGCCGACGGCAGTGAGATCAGCTTCCAGGCGCTGCGCTCGATCCCGCGGCTGGAGGCGGCGCTCAAGGAGACGCTGCGGCTGCACCCACCGCTGGTCATCCTGCTCCGGGTGGTGCAGGAGGAGATCGAGCTGGCCGGGCAGAGGATCGCGCCCGGGACCATGGTGGCCGCGAGCCCGCGGGTCTCGAACCGGATCGCCACGGACTTCCCCGAGCCCGACCTCTTCGACCCGGGCCGCTACCTGGACCCCCGCCAGGAGGACCTGCAGAACCGCTGGACCTGGATCCCGTTCGGCGCCGGGAGGCACCGGTGCGTGGGCAACGCGTTCGCGATGATGCAGCTCAAGGCCATTTTCTCGGTCCTCCTGCGCGACTACGAGTTCGAGATGACCCAGCCCGGCGAGAGCTACCGCGACGACGTCTCCAAGATGGTCATCCAGCTCCAGCAGCCGTGCCGGGTCCGCTACCGGAAGCGTGCGCGATGA
- a CDS encoding ferredoxin — translation MRVVADLDLCQAHQMCQGEAPTVFGHADDDRVAVLQEHPDDTLRPEVEAAVRYCPAMALSIEEA, via the coding sequence ATGAGGGTCGTCGCCGACCTGGACCTGTGCCAGGCCCACCAGATGTGCCAGGGCGAGGCGCCCACCGTGTTCGGCCACGCCGACGACGACCGGGTCGCCGTCCTGCAGGAGCACCCCGACGACACCCTGCGGCCCGAGGTCGAGGCCGCGGTCCGCTACTGCCCCGCCATGGCTCTGTCGATCGAGGAGGCCTAG
- a CDS encoding nuclear transport factor 2-like protein, which yields MYDRAEMDAFWERWLVANRTAEAERDWGPMADFYTEDATYGWMYTPDEHFMAVGREQIREWALGLEMAGLDGWHYDYVATVMDETNGMVVGFWKQRAGITDDATGREYEIRGIGGSWFGWTPEGFAWQRDWFDLGSVATTFLEIAGSGKAPQGLLDRMSLDGRSQPGHFTHADLPSSVWPPVVGDA from the coding sequence ATGTACGACCGCGCCGAGATGGACGCCTTCTGGGAGCGCTGGCTGGTCGCCAACCGCACCGCCGAGGCCGAGCGCGACTGGGGGCCGATGGCGGACTTCTACACCGAGGACGCGACGTACGGCTGGATGTACACCCCCGACGAGCACTTCATGGCCGTCGGCCGCGAGCAGATCCGCGAGTGGGCGCTGGGGCTGGAGATGGCCGGGCTGGACGGGTGGCACTACGACTACGTGGCCACGGTGATGGACGAGACCAACGGGATGGTCGTCGGCTTCTGGAAGCAGCGCGCGGGGATCACCGACGACGCCACGGGGCGCGAGTACGAGATCCGCGGCATCGGCGGCTCGTGGTTCGGCTGGACGCCCGAGGGGTTCGCCTGGCAGCGGGACTGGTTCGACCTGGGCAGCGTCGCCACGACGTTCCTGGAGATCGCCGGCAGCGGCAAGGCCCCGCAGGGGCTGCTGGACCGGATGTCGCTGGACGGCAGGTCGCAGCCGGGCCACTTCACCCACGCCGACCTGCCGTCGTCGGTGTGGCCGCCGGTGGTGGGGGACGCGTGA
- a CDS encoding aldehyde dehydrogenase, whose amino-acid sequence MSLPPPPLLLIDGTLVPASDGATYAVLNPATGAEIGQAPDATAADVDAAIAAARRAFDESDWSTDVALRVHCLRQLHRALLDHAETFGALTTAEVGMPAFMQTAAGFDVPVDGLRWVADLAESYAYETDLGVAAPMGIRSRRTVRREPVGVVAAITPWNVPTQINLAKVGPALAAGCTVVLKPAPDTPWLACELGRLAAEHTGLPPGVLNVVSPRSDEVASVLTTDPRVDMVSFTGSTATGRAIMAAAAPTLKRVFLELGGKSAAIALDDADVAAVAGATAFTACIHAGQGCAITTRLVVPRERYDEAVRVAAQTMESIGAQDPTDPGAICGPVISQVQRDRVESYLRLAEEEGGTFATGGHVIDRDGFWVEPTVVAGLDNSSRLAQEEIFGPVLVVIAHDGDDDAVRIANESAYGLSGSVDSGDLERARAVARRIRTGTLAVNGGVWFSPDAPFGGYKQSGVGREMGVAGFEEYLETKTMAEPA is encoded by the coding sequence GTGAGCCTGCCGCCCCCGCCGCTGCTGCTGATCGACGGCACGCTGGTCCCCGCCAGCGACGGCGCGACCTACGCCGTGCTCAACCCCGCCACCGGCGCCGAGATCGGCCAGGCGCCGGACGCCACCGCGGCCGACGTGGACGCCGCCATCGCCGCCGCCCGGCGCGCGTTCGACGAGTCGGACTGGTCGACCGACGTCGCGCTGCGGGTGCACTGCCTGCGCCAGCTGCACCGGGCGCTGCTCGACCACGCGGAGACGTTCGGGGCGCTGACCACCGCCGAGGTCGGGATGCCGGCGTTCATGCAGACCGCGGCGGGCTTCGACGTCCCGGTCGACGGGCTGCGCTGGGTCGCGGACCTGGCCGAGTCCTACGCGTACGAGACCGATCTCGGCGTCGCGGCGCCGATGGGGATCCGGAGCCGGCGGACGGTACGCCGCGAGCCGGTCGGCGTGGTCGCCGCGATCACGCCGTGGAACGTCCCGACCCAGATCAACCTGGCCAAGGTCGGCCCGGCGCTGGCGGCCGGGTGCACCGTCGTGCTCAAGCCGGCACCGGACACGCCCTGGCTGGCCTGCGAGCTGGGCCGGCTGGCCGCCGAGCACACCGGCCTGCCGCCCGGCGTGCTCAACGTGGTCTCGCCGCGGTCCGACGAGGTGGCCTCGGTGCTGACCACCGACCCGCGCGTGGACATGGTGTCGTTCACCGGCTCCACCGCGACCGGCCGCGCGATCATGGCGGCCGCGGCGCCGACCCTCAAGCGGGTGTTCCTCGAGCTGGGCGGGAAGTCGGCCGCGATCGCGCTCGACGACGCCGACGTCGCCGCGGTGGCCGGCGCCACGGCCTTCACCGCCTGCATCCACGCCGGCCAGGGCTGCGCGATCACCACGCGGCTGGTCGTGCCCCGCGAGAGGTACGACGAGGCCGTCCGGGTCGCCGCGCAGACGATGGAGTCGATCGGGGCCCAGGACCCGACCGACCCCGGCGCGATCTGCGGCCCGGTCATCTCCCAGGTGCAGCGCGACCGGGTCGAGTCCTACCTCCGGCTGGCCGAGGAGGAGGGCGGCACCTTCGCCACCGGTGGTCACGTGATCGACCGGGACGGCTTCTGGGTCGAGCCCACCGTGGTGGCGGGACTCGACAACTCGAGCCGACTGGCCCAGGAGGAGATCTTCGGGCCGGTGCTGGTGGTCATCGCGCACGACGGTGACGACGACGCGGTCCGGATCGCCAACGAGTCGGCCTACGGCCTCTCCGGCTCGGTGGACTCCGGGGACCTGGAGCGGGCCAGAGCGGTGGCCCGGCGGATCCGGACCGGCACCCTCGCGGTGAACGGCGGGGTGTGGTTCAGCCCGGACGCGCCGTTCGGCGGCTACAAGCAGTCCGGGGTCGGCCGCGAGATGGGCGTGGCCGGCTTCGAGGAGTACCTCGAGACCAAGACGATGGCGGAGCCCGCATGA
- a CDS encoding SDR family oxidoreductase: protein MSTRFTDKVAVVTGAAQGIGEAYARALAREGASVVVADLNADAGEEVAADIGGLFVRTDVSSHESAAAMAEAAVAAYGGIDLLVNNAAIYGDMEFDLLISVDWDYYRTFMSVNMDGALVMTRACYRSMQQRGGGSIVNQSSTAAYLYSGFYGLAKTGLNGLTQQLAHELGGMGIRVNAIAPGPTDTAATHKQAGDAARELVKGLALKRMGQPEDLVGACLFLLSDEASWVTGQIVAVDGGQTFRP, encoded by the coding sequence ATGAGCACCCGGTTCACGGACAAGGTCGCGGTGGTCACCGGCGCGGCGCAGGGGATCGGCGAGGCCTACGCCCGGGCGCTGGCCCGCGAGGGCGCCTCGGTCGTGGTGGCCGACCTCAACGCCGATGCGGGGGAGGAGGTCGCCGCGGACATCGGCGGGCTGTTCGTCCGCACCGACGTCTCCTCGCACGAGTCGGCGGCGGCGATGGCCGAGGCCGCGGTGGCGGCGTACGGCGGCATCGACCTGCTGGTCAACAACGCCGCGATCTACGGCGACATGGAGTTCGACCTGCTGATCAGCGTGGACTGGGACTACTACCGGACGTTCATGTCGGTGAACATGGACGGGGCCCTGGTGATGACCCGCGCCTGCTACCGGTCCATGCAGCAGCGCGGTGGCGGCTCGATCGTCAACCAGAGCTCCACCGCGGCATACCTCTACTCCGGCTTCTACGGCCTGGCCAAGACCGGCCTGAACGGCCTGACCCAGCAGCTGGCCCACGAGCTCGGCGGCATGGGCATCCGGGTCAACGCGATCGCGCCCGGCCCGACCGACACCGCGGCCACGCACAAGCAGGCCGGCGACGCCGCGAGGGAGCTGGTCAAGGGGCTCGCCCTCAAACGGATGGGCCAGCCCGAGGACCTGGTCGGCGCCTGCCTGTTCCTGCTCTCCGACGAGGCCTCGTGGGTGACCGGGCAGATCGTCGCGGTCGACGGCGGCCAGACCTTCCGGCCATGA
- a CDS encoding NAD(P)-dependent oxidoreductase, which translates to MTRIGFVGLGTIGRPMAARLAVPFDLRVHDVVPVELDGAVTVDSVADVADADVLCVMVRDDDQVRSVAAEVRASGHAPVLVVHSTVSPETPAALADLGLRVLDAPVSGGPMGAADGSLAIMVGGDEADVAVARPALEAMGSLVVHAGPLGAGTRMKLARNLIHFVAFTAVTEAQRLAEASGLDLRALGEVVRHTDAITGGPGAIMHRATTAALDPDDFWWGVFDHVRALGEKDLSFAIELAATLDVDVPLAELSRADLAKGLGL; encoded by the coding sequence ATGACGCGCATCGGGTTCGTCGGGCTGGGCACCATCGGCCGCCCGATGGCCGCGCGGCTGGCCGTGCCGTTCGACCTGCGCGTGCACGACGTGGTGCCGGTCGAGCTGGACGGTGCGGTGACCGTGGACTCGGTGGCCGACGTGGCCGACGCCGACGTGCTCTGCGTGATGGTCCGCGACGACGACCAGGTGCGGTCGGTGGCGGCCGAGGTGCGGGCATCCGGCCACGCGCCGGTGCTGGTCGTGCACTCGACCGTCTCGCCCGAGACGCCGGCCGCGCTGGCCGACCTCGGCCTGCGGGTCCTGGACGCCCCGGTGAGCGGCGGCCCGATGGGCGCAGCGGACGGGTCGCTGGCGATCATGGTCGGCGGCGACGAGGCGGACGTCGCGGTGGCCCGCCCGGCGCTGGAGGCGATGGGCTCGCTGGTCGTGCACGCCGGACCCCTCGGGGCCGGCACCCGGATGAAGCTGGCCCGCAACCTCATCCACTTCGTCGCGTTCACCGCGGTGACCGAGGCGCAGCGGCTGGCCGAGGCGTCGGGACTGGACCTCAGGGCGCTGGGCGAGGTGGTGCGCCACACCGACGCGATCACCGGCGGGCCGGGCGCGATCATGCACCGCGCGACGACCGCGGCGCTCGACCCGGACGACTTCTGGTGGGGCGTCTTCGACCACGTCCGCGCGCTGGGCGAGAAGGACCTGTCCTTCGCCATCGAGCTGGCCGCCACACTGGACGTCGACGTACCGCTCGCGGAGCTCTCGCGGGCGGACCTGGCGAAGGGGCTCGGATTGTGA
- a CDS encoding carboxymuconolactone decarboxylase family protein: MSKFDDLPEERRRGLERMEEVYGFDMTDGSGDFFALTADHLFAEIWNRPGLSDRDRRLLLIGLLTGTGGHDVLTIQVPAALSSGDLDAEALREAAIFLCHYAGWPAGSRLATLVEQSVAQQR; this comes from the coding sequence GTGAGCAAGTTCGACGACCTGCCCGAGGAGCGCCGCCGCGGGCTGGAGCGGATGGAGGAGGTCTACGGCTTCGACATGACCGACGGGTCGGGTGACTTCTTCGCCCTGACCGCCGATCACCTGTTCGCCGAGATCTGGAACCGCCCGGGCCTCTCCGACCGGGACCGCCGGCTGCTGCTGATCGGGCTGCTCACCGGGACCGGCGGCCACGACGTGCTGACCATCCAGGTCCCGGCGGCGCTGTCCTCCGGCGACCTGGACGCCGAGGCGCTGCGGGAGGCGGCCATCTTCCTGTGCCACTACGCCGGCTGGCCGGCCGGCTCGCGGCTGGCGACGCTGGTCGAGCAGAGCGTCGCCCAGCAGCGGTGA